The Paenibacillus beijingensis nucleotide sequence GCCCACCAGCGTTAGTTCGATTCCGGCTTCTCCTTTTTCACTTTCCAGCCGCCCAATCATCAGATGACTCATTTCATGCATGGTGGCTGTCGAGTTCGTAAGTTCCGATATTGTGAATGCGATCCGCGTCTGATCCACAATGCCGAAACCGATCTCTTTCGCCATTTCCCGGCCTCTCTGCCGGGCATAAATCGCGTCCGAAAGCCGGCTAATATTAAACAGCTCCATCTCCATACGCGCGCCTCGCCTCCGTTCCAGTAGTCTGTCAGGATGCGTGATAGTGCTTATGTGTACTTTTATCATAGGTTTGCAGGGTAGGAGTGTCAATCGGAAATAATGTCGAATACGGGTAGGCGATTGGCGCATATATCGCTCAGCCGGGAGGATGAAGATAATGAAGATTGCATCTGGAAAAATAAGCAAATTCGCACTTGACGGGGGTGATCTTTACTCGTTAATGACTCATTTTGAATGCTGTGGATCCTTTCGATCGCAATTCGAACGGGATTAATTAGATGTGCCTTCAACCCGGCCCAATAGGTCTTCGGTCAGCTTCACCTCGATGCCGATCCCAACCTGTATGTCCGAAGACCCGTCCGACCGGCTTTCACGGTCGTCCTTCTTATCCGAAGACTCGTCCGGCCGGCTTCCGCGATCATCACTCTTAGCCGAAGACTCGTCCGGCCGGCTTCCGCGATCATCACTCTTAGCCGAAGACTCGTCCGGCCGGCTTCCGCGATCATCACTCTTAGCCGAAGAATCGTCCGGCCGGCTTTCACGATCATCCTTCTTAGCTGATGACTCGTCCGGCCGGCTTTCACGATCATCCTTCTTAGCTGATGACTCGTCCGGCCGGCTTTCATGATCGTCCTTCTTAGCTGATGACTCGTCCAGCCGACTTTCGCGATCGTCCTTCTTAGCCGAAGAACCGTCCGAGCGGCTTTCGCGATCGTCCTTCTTAGCTGATGACTCGTCCAGCCGACTTTCGTGATCGTCCTTCTTAGCTGAAGAATCGTCCGGCCGGCTTTCGCGATCGTCCTTCTCTCCGGATGTCTGCTTCGAGCTCTTGTCGCGATCGTCCCGATCCTTGTCATTCCCTCTTTGCTCGGACTGCCGTTGGGCGTTATCGTTGCGGTTCGATGACGGCTTTGAAGCCGACCGATCGACGGAACCGTCTTGACGAACCGAATCGCCGTCCGGTTTCGGTGCAGCCGGGAGTGCCGGCGCCTTATCCTTAACCTTATCCTTATCCTTATCCTCATCCTTATCCTTATCCGTTCCTGAAGACTGGACAGAAGACGATGCGGCTTCCTTCTGCTTGGATAGCTCGGAGTCCAGCCACTGGTTAAGCTTGTCTCTTCCTGTTTCTTCCTGCCCGCTCAAAATGTTCTTGAGCCCGCCCCACTGCTCCGTCAGCTCCGGAATGGACTTTTGCTTCATATCCTGCAAATCGATGCTGTAGCCCTTGTTTTTGGCCAGCAAATAAACCGTCATCTTGCCGGCAGAGACACCGTTGCGTTCACCGGCTTCCCGTACTTTTTCCGTAGCGGCTAGAGTTGTGATCTCAATGCTGTCCGTCATGTCCGGTCCCATCGCTTTCTTAACCGCTTCCTTGGCTGCGCTCTGCAGCTCGGCTACGTCGGAATCGGTCATTTTGGAAGTATCCAGCACGATGCTTGTAATGAGCACATCACGGTCCGGACCGTCCAGATAATGGGCTTGGTTCAGTTTGACGGTGATCGCTTCCAATACGGTATTTACCGGTTTTCCCCGGTAGGGAACTCCGTTCAAAATCACCTTGGCCTCATCATTGAGCGGGAGCAGCTTCCGCACCGCATCATGCTTGTCGATTCCAATTTCAAAGCTCGGGTTGACGTCAACCGTCAAATAAGCCACAACAGGATGGGCCATAATCGTTTGCTTGCCGAGCAGCGGAACAATGAACAAAAGCAAAGCTGCGGCTGCGGCAACAATTTTGAACCGGATCGTACGTGTAGTAGGCATGGCTGACGACAGACTGATCTCTTCGCCGATTCGTTCCCCGCCTTTACTGGGAACTTGCTTGAACTGTCCGTCTGGCGTCAGCACAATGACTTTTCGTTTATTGATTTCCACGACTACTCCCCGGTTCATGATCCCACTCCTTCCACACCTTGCTCATGCTGCTCGTCCAACTGAATGTATCGTTTCAAAAACGGGTAATCCCCTTCGATAATCAACGCGATTGCAATAATATATTTACGGTTTCTTTCCACCGTTTTGCGGGAAACTCCGGACATTTCCGCAAGTTCCTTAACCGGAAGCCGTTTCTTCTGCATCAGCATTCCGACCAGCTTCAGATCTGCTGTCAAATTCATCGCAATTCCGATCAGCATCCGCCTTGAGTCCGCATGTTTTGGGGACGTTTCCGCCAATTCGGTAAATGCGATTCCAAATTCCCGGAGCTTAAGCGAATATTCGGCAATGTCCAAACCGCGGTTTTCGGCATCACGGTCGATTTCATACTGAGCCACAGCTTGAACCGTCTCGATCCGGTTATACAGCTGTTGATCCTCGTCCTCGGTATCGAAAGAGCTGTAGGGCACCGTATTCGCCTGCCGCTGCTCTTTGCGCACATGGTCGATCAGACGCCGCCGGATAACCGTTTCCGCAAAACCTAGAAAGGACTTTCCCGCCTCGTGGGAAAACTGATCGATTGCCTCATTAAACGCAATAATGGCAATGCTGAACTCATCGTCTGTTTCAGGATCAATATATCGTTTACAGAAGCGGCTTGTCACTTTTGCAATATAAGGCCTGTAATTGCCGATCAGTTCTTCGCGCAGCGCGCTCTCGCCCTCCCTGATGCGGGCAATGATTTCTTCGGGTGATCTTGGTGTCTTGCCCTTGCTTGTATGCCCGAATTCGGCTTCCTTCTTGCCAAACCACTTTCTGAGTACAATAAGCAGCAACCTTCCACCTCACAATCAGAGCATTCGTTATTTTGTTGCGTCTTTGGGGGGTAGAATCGAATATTATGACGAAAATAAAAAAAGCCTCCACTGGGGGAGGCGTGGTTGTAGTGATTAACAGTAGCCTTCGGAAGTCCGGCGCTGCTTCAGCTTATTGCGCCGCGAATTGAGAACACCCAGACGCTTCTTCAGCTCGGCTTCCCATTCGGGATCTTGAAGCTGTTTGGCGAAACTGAGCAGGTCAAGGGCCATATCAATCTGGCTTGAGACGACATCCATGGGATCTTCATTCTCATGATTGACGCAATTCTCATACATTGACTTGCCTTCCTGCTCCACATATTCCTGGAAGTCGACTTCCGATGCACCGTCCCCGTGCGCATACTCGGCCAAAATTTCATACTCGCTCTCTATCATATAATGAATGTCTATACGATGGCAAACCGGGCAAAACAAAATAGGTACATTATGGATATGAGTCCGGTAATGTTTCAACGTTCCCTTTGTGCCGATCATACTTGCTCCGCAGCAAAAGCTCATGGAAATCTCCCTCCCTTATATGCAAAGATTTAAATAAAACCTGGTTACCATTACCAAAAATTACCCATGGTCCGGAACCGTCAAACCTACCCCTACTTTATTCGCCTTTAGTCCCGGTAATTCCTGCTCCTGCAATTGACCAATTTCTGTTAGGTTAATGGACAAAACCGGACTGTACGACGCCAAAAAACGGCATAAAAAAAGAGCCCGAAGGCTCTTTTTCCGAACACGGGCTTCAATACCCGTCATATGGCGTTTTGCCGGTATTAGGCCAAAACGAGGTTTTTGTCGCCCGGTTTCCAGTTCATCGGGCACAGACCGCCGGATTGCAGTGCTTGCAGCACGCGGAGCGTTTCATCAACGCTGCGGCCTACGTCGTTATGGTTAACGACTTGGTATTTCAGTTCGCCTTCCGGATCGATGATGAACAGGCCGCGCAGCGCGATGCCTTCCTCTTCGATCAGAATGCCGTAGTCTTTAGCGACTTTCTTCGTAAGGTCAGCGGCCAGCGGAAAGTTCAGCTTGCCAAGACCGTTGCTGTCTTGCGGAGTGTTGATCCAAGCTTTGTGGCTGTGGATGCTATCTGTGCTGACGCCAAGAACTTCGGTGTTGAGTTTCGCGAACTCTCCGGCAGCGGCGCTCAAACCGGTAATTTCCGTCGGGCATACAAATGTGAAGTCCAGCGGATAGAAGAACAGTACGAGCCATTTGCCACGGTAATCGGAAAGGGAAACTTTACCAAAGTTTTTGCCTTCCCCGTCGACTGTTTCCATGGTGAAATCCGGTGCCGTACGGCCTACCAAACGTTCTGCCATAATGAAAAAACCTCCTTGACGCATAAGCGTTATTTTATATTGTTCGGGTGTGACCCTTCGAAATAAATGGTAACACTAGACTAGAATAAAGTCAAGATTAAAATTATTATCTATTTATAATTATTATAATAAAATGCAAAAGGAGCGGCACTTTGCCGCTCCCCATCGTGGATTACTTTTTCATTGCCGCGATGATCAGATCTCCCATTTGCGTCGTGCTGACCGCTTTGGACTTGTCTACGGCGATATCGCTCGTGCGGTGTCCGGCGTCAAGAACTTCTTTGACCGCTTTTTCGATCGAATCTGCCGCTTCGGCATAGCCGAATGTCAAACGGAACATAAGCGCAACGGACAAAATCGTTGCAATCGGATTGGAAATGCCTTGACCGGCAATATCCGGAGCGGATCCGTGAACCGGCTCGTACAGGCCGAAGCTGCCCTCGCCCAGCGAAGCGGATGAGAGCATGCCGATGGAGCCGGTCAGCATCGCCGCCTCGTCGCTCAAAATGTCGCCGAACATATTTTCCGTCACGATAACGTCAAAGCTGGACGGACGGCGGAGCAGCTGCATCGCGCAGTTGTCGACCAGAACATGCTCAAGCTCCACTTCCGGATACTCGGGAGCAATCCGGTTTACAACTTCACGCCACAGGCGGGACGTTTCCAGAACGTTCGCTTTGTCCACCGATGCAAGACGTTTGCTGCGGGTCATCGCGATTTCGAATGCTTGGCGAACGATGCGCTCCACTTCCTGCACATTGTACACACAAGTATCGACCGCCTCTTGACCGTTAGCTCCTTCGCGGCGGAATTTCTCGCCGAAGTAGATGCCGCCGGTCAGCTCGCGCACAACGATCAAATCGGTTCCTTCCAGCACCTCCGGTTTCAGCGTGGAAGCTTCCTTCAGGCAGTCAAATACCGTCGCAGGGCGGATATTGGAGAACAGTCCAAGCGCTTTGCGGATTCCGAGCAGACCTGTTTCCGGGCGCAGCTCTTTCGGGTTGTTGTCCCATTTCGGACCGCCTACAGCGCCGAGCAGTACGGCGTCAGCGCTTTTACAAATATCGAGCGTTTCCTGCGGCAGCGGCGTCCCTTTCTCGTCGATGGCGATCCCGCCGAACAGGCCGTGCTCCGTTTCAAATTGATAACCGAACAGTTCCTCGGTTTTCTTGAGTACTTTTAACGCTTCGCCCACAACCTCGGGCCCGATGCCGTCACCGGCGATGACGGCAATTTTTTTCACTTCCGACATGTCCACTAACACTCCTTAGTCCGTTAAATAAAGTTAAATGATCACGGTTCTCAATCAATATCAGTTGTACCATAACCCGGCGCCAAAAACAAAGATATAAAATCTATCATTT carries:
- the sigI gene encoding RNA polymerase sigma factor SigI → MLLIVLRKWFGKKEAEFGHTSKGKTPRSPEEIIARIREGESALREELIGNYRPYIAKVTSRFCKRYIDPETDDEFSIAIIAFNEAIDQFSHEAGKSFLGFAETVIRRRLIDHVRKEQRQANTVPYSSFDTEDEDQQLYNRIETVQAVAQYEIDRDAENRGLDIAEYSLKLREFGIAFTELAETSPKHADSRRMLIGIAMNLTADLKLVGMLMQKKRLPVKELAEMSGVSRKTVERNRKYIIAIALIIEGDYPFLKRYIQLDEQHEQGVEGVGS
- a CDS encoding anti-sigma factor domain-containing protein; protein product: MNRGVVVEINKRKVIVLTPDGQFKQVPSKGGERIGEEISLSSAMPTTRTIRFKIVAAAAALLLFIVPLLGKQTIMAHPVVAYLTVDVNPSFEIGIDKHDAVRKLLPLNDEAKVILNGVPYRGKPVNTVLEAITVKLNQAHYLDGPDRDVLITSIVLDTSKMTDSDVAELQSAAKEAVKKAMGPDMTDSIEITTLAATEKVREAGERNGVSAGKMTVYLLAKNKGYSIDLQDMKQKSIPELTEQWGGLKNILSGQEETGRDKLNQWLDSELSKQKEAASSSVQSSGTDKDKDEDKDKDKVKDKAPALPAAPKPDGDSVRQDGSVDRSASKPSSNRNDNAQRQSEQRGNDKDRDDRDKSSKQTSGEKDDRESRPDDSSAKKDDHESRLDESSAKKDDRESRSDGSSAKKDDRESRLDESSAKKDDHESRPDESSAKKDDRESRPDESSAKKDDRESRPDDSSAKSDDRGSRPDESSAKSDDRGSRPDESSAKSDDRGSRPDESSDKKDDRESRSDGSSDIQVGIGIEVKLTEDLLGRVEGTSN
- a CDS encoding peroxiredoxin codes for the protein MAERLVGRTAPDFTMETVDGEGKNFGKVSLSDYRGKWLVLFFYPLDFTFVCPTEITGLSAAAGEFAKLNTEVLGVSTDSIHSHKAWINTPQDSNGLGKLNFPLAADLTKKVAKDYGILIEEEGIALRGLFIIDPEGELKYQVVNHNDVGRSVDETLRVLQALQSGGLCPMNWKPGDKNLVLA
- the leuB gene encoding 3-isopropylmalate dehydrogenase, which codes for MSEVKKIAVIAGDGIGPEVVGEALKVLKKTEELFGYQFETEHGLFGGIAIDEKGTPLPQETLDICKSADAVLLGAVGGPKWDNNPKELRPETGLLGIRKALGLFSNIRPATVFDCLKEASTLKPEVLEGTDLIVVRELTGGIYFGEKFRREGANGQEAVDTCVYNVQEVERIVRQAFEIAMTRSKRLASVDKANVLETSRLWREVVNRIAPEYPEVELEHVLVDNCAMQLLRRPSSFDVIVTENMFGDILSDEAAMLTGSIGMLSSASLGEGSFGLYEPVHGSAPDIAGQGISNPIATILSVALMFRLTFGYAEAADSIEKAVKEVLDAGHRTSDIAVDKSKAVSTTQMGDLIIAAMKK